atgaacacttcctgacatagtgcacattcaagtttgttcaaattatggcccccgggggttggatggggccacaataggggatcaaagttttacatgcaaatatataaggaacatctttaaaaatcttcttctcaaccactgagccagaaaagctgatatttacatgagagctttctgacatatttcacaTTGCAGTGtgttaaaatcattgcccccgggtgtaggatggggtcagaaggatcaaagttttgcttacaaatatatagggaaaatcttttagatatgagacaaggtgactcagttgagcgatgtggtccttgggcctcttgtttgttaaaatacttgattttcttaattatctAAAGAGATATTATGCAAACCTTAACTTGAAACCGTTATACATATTATCGTGTATTTGATGAGCACTTTTATAAGATCCTTTAATTTTTCACCTTAAGTAAATCAATATTACAATTTAACAGACAATGCCGAAAATATTGAATGTTCATTAATAGCTTCTCATATATTGAAGTTGTACCCTTAACTGATtattttactgttatatatagctctttttcattatatggattaTATTTCATGCCAAAAGGTGTAAAAAGCTAAtgtgtatacttatttatggtgggTAGTGCATTTGTATTCCGAGATGCTAAGTTCCAGTGACCAGCATTTATAAGAGTTAGACCCTTTTGGGAACCTGTATGGACCCCTGATCCTAAATTTAAAAAAGCCATCTACAAGATATGCCtattcatatattatgtaaaagtCTGCTTCCTCGTAAAATCCTAAAGGAGTTCAAATGCCAAGTGCGACAGACGTATTGTCAGAGTTAGGAAAAAGATGATATAACATGAATTAAAATTCGAGACATACGTCAATCTGAATTAAGTTTTCAACATTCTGAGAAAGAGTAGGCTATGCAATCAAAAAGCATTATGATTATGATCTTGTACTAGTATTTTAGAATTAATCATCTGTTCCTTTGACAATGCGTCTTACGAttttgaatttatcaaaaatgtgttgttttaattcttttttaaattttgagatATTTTCGTAAGTCTTTAGATTTGTCCTAAATTTGTGCTTGAAAAAATTATAAAAGTATGTGATTCTAGTTGTTATAAAGTTATGAGAATCCACCTGTCTCACAACTAAATTGCTGTTGTAAAAAGGTGATCTTAATTTGATTCTAGCGAGAACTAGTGAGAAAACCGCGGTGACAGAAGCAGTAAGAGAGAACATCATGATGATCGAGAAAGATCTGATAGTGACTGAGTCCACTCTGCTTGATGAAATGCAGGATTATCTGTCTGAAGAAGAAGTAAACATGATGAAAAATCGGTCTAGAAAGGATCAAGCTCACCTTTTTGCTGCAAAATTAGAAGCTTGTGATAATGAAACTTTCCTTTCAGTTCTCGAAATTTTGGTGAAAGCATCCTTTGGTCATGTTGCTGAGAGATTGAAAgcatcatttgaaaaacattcaacGTCCAAGTTAACAAGTTCGCTTTGTTCAGTTTGCCGTATACgatctgaagttgatattaaaaatctTCGGTGTAATTTGAAGTTGGGGGGATTTTTAACACCCAGTCTTTACAACAACATTAATCAATGCCAAGCTGATAAAGGACATCAAAATGCATTATGggaggaattattttttcatctaaAATCAAAGCAACCAAAAGAAGAGATAATGTGGAAGTTTATCAATTTTTTCAATACCCCTAAACATCAAGGATTACACAACCATCTTCGTAAACATCCACCCACTCGTTATGTCTGTACATGTTCCTGCAAAGCTAAATCATCTTTGGAAATTGATGGCTTGAAACCGAAAATCACTACCTCTGACACCAGTGATGAAAGTAACACACAAACCTTGGATTATCATCGGGAAGACGAATGGTATCTAGATGCTCTGGATTCTGCTACCAACTCTGAATCGGGATCAAGGGCCAGAAAATTACCAAAACTATGCCACGATTCTAGAGAAGTATGTTTAATTaaattctctctctttctctctctcattctctctctccctctctctctcatgaaGGTAAATTCATGCACAGAAATATTTCACTTTCAGTCTAACAAAGCCGATGATCGACGCACTAAACAGAGATTCAATAACGATCCAATCAGAAAAGGAACAAAGAAGAATATCTTAACTCGACCTCGTCTATCTAGTGATGATAGTAGCTCCGTGAGTTCCCTCGACAGTAACCCAAGTAGACACAACTTCACATTAACTCAAATACCTCCCCAAGCGAAGAAAAGAGCAGAGAAAAGGACAATGCGAGAAGTGGAGAGATCATCAAATGAGAATTTTGGTGTTGGCCCATCAGAATTAATGGAGTCGGACACAGAGCGAAAAACCATTATTGAATCGATAACATTAAGAAAAACACCACCACCGATAATATCCGTTCGTCCGTATATTGCAGAATCAGATTTCAATTCTGATGGAGAATCAAGAAAGCACTATTGGATCCCCGATAACCCTTGCTACAGAAAATATCCAAAGGATTCCGAATTCTCAGAAGATGCTGTTCCTACAGCTTTTGCAAAGACTCTTAAATCTGGGGGGAACACACAAATCTGGTAACATGTTACTACCATAACAGTGTTGGGTattctcatacatgtacatacttataCTTTATTGCGAATTGATGTGTAAAATTGCAATTGAAATCAAACTTAGTTTATTGTTCAATTCCTTTGAAATATGGTTGGTATCTTGCAGAATTACTTTATCTTTAATTGTAATATAAAGATGGAGAACATTATTTACTGTGCCGGCCAGCAAGGTATTCTAATTTTCCTGGACATGGTCATGTACAGGTGtcaaggggggaggggggtatagAAACAAGATAATACACAGTGTAACTTGGGGTGATGTTAAGCATCCAAACATAAAACTTAATCATTAAACTTCAGACAAgattaaaacaaaatcattacaGTCATCATTATAAAATGAAGTTAAAAGTAAGGCAAAAGTGGGAATTTTAGAGTAAACGATGGCTGAGGAAAAGTAATGAACACTCCTAAAGTAAACGAAAAAATTACTTGCCTAATTACAACAAGTGTTAGAGTGAAATTGGATTTAAATCgtggcaggctactgacaaacaagttgatgatacaggggttttaacagtctcgtttaaagtcagcatttcgcaaatgctatggtcgttataacaatctagattgccaatacaacctatcattgggtcaaatgccgtctgacatgtttcataccaattgttagactgttcttggcactgattttgactacggattactctgtttacctgatcaagacatagagctcatggcgagtgtgacgggtcgacagtggatgcttactcttcttagacacctgatcccacctctgggttACCCATGGggccttgtttgcccaactgtctattttgtattgcttataggagttatgagattgatcactgttcgttatcttcgcctttataggagttatgagattgatcactgttaattatcttcacctttaattcTCAAAAAGACAATTTAGGCATCATGTGTGCTTCAGACACACTTTAGCTACAAAATGTGCACACATTTGTCTAAACTTAAATGAAGTGGATTAATGCAGAGACTGTTGTGACACTGACatatgtttacatgtgataacgccttttatataattgctttttaatgttttatttattttctatgtattatgtgtataacattctgtagtAAGgaatatatgcattgtaaagcacctttgagcgtacatgtacaaagtgtatgaaaagggtgctatatataaatatggtattattatatGTGTAGTGTATGTATATGTAGCATGTATATGAGCCTGTATGCCAATTAAACTTTACGTGTACCCTCTGGAAATGTTATTATAACCCGGCCTTACATATTCCCTCTACCCCGTCTGTAGCAAGTTAACATCATAAAAATTACCATTGACTCTACccctacatgtatctatcttcCATAATTAAACAGCTAATTTCTCTTCTCTCCATGTGGTATTAATTGGTCCCCCCCCCAAACTTGTCTATATAATTACCCAGACTCCCCATCTAGGTTACAAAAGTACGCCAAACACGACTAGGCTGAAGCTAacagccactaaccagcagccaataaggcCATAAAAGCTAGCTGTCAATAAGAAAGTTCATCAACGTACTGAGAGTACTCGGACGGAATACTAAAAGATAAcacataaaaaatcaaaattgataatttttcaaacaattaatgaacACATTTTTGATTATCAAGTTTCATACTCGAAGGCAATTGAGCTCGCCTGAAAGTTCCTGGCGTTTAGACGTTATATCACATAGGGGGATAATGAATGTTAATAACAGCTTAATCTTTGAAGAATCCACCACAAAAAGAGTATGCAGGCAAGGACGtagacccctaggactatcattttccGCCCTCATTTTGGGGCTGTAAGGGTACCACCTTGGGCCTTCTATGGGTGGGaccacttttcagacctctctaataaaTGACTATAGGGTGTTGGGATAAAACAAAACTGATGAAGGACTAGCGAACAATGATGTCAAACAAATAGAACCTTTAAAACGGGTCACGTGGGACTTTAAGGacaattgagctcacctgaaagttcgtagttttacatcatgtagggtcataatggaggctaataacaacttaatctttgaagagcCCGCTAAAACATTATGAAGGTAAGAAAGAGGACCGCGATGACAGAAAGCTTTTCGCTTTGGAAATTATACTCTTGGTCTAATTGACTTTATTGTCAgaaatgtgggttttttttcatagGGATTTGTGTTATTCTTATATGtcttgtcaattttgaaaattcttttggTGAATCACTGTATGTTAATTATCTTTCATACATGATATCAAGTTGTGCATTTCATAACAATTAATTCTGGGGGGGAAAACATTGGGGGTTTTATGGATCGAATACCTTAAGTCACGAAGACCTAACATGCGGGGTGTCTCAAAATTAATACGGAGCATTATTCTTGATTACATTACCGAGTATTTTTCTGGTGCGCATATAGAGGGGGACACAAAGTCTCCCACCGAGCTTGGTAGAAAATGCATATTACTATTCTGTGGGCGTTTTCATAAAGCTACTTTAATTAAGACTAAGATATATCTCTGATTATTCTTATGACGCATAAGCTAGTGTCTTAAAACTGTCCTAAACTATGATGCATCTGAAAAATTGTCCTACGTTTAAGACATCCTAAAACTTACAGTAAATATGACGGTCGTTTTAGAAGAGAGTATGTAAAACCACAGGCagctgaagtgtggatagcttgtatacaTCTTGTGTACATTCCCCCTTTCTAGAATGAAGTTattttttatacagaaccaataatttatccaaaatatgttattttcccaccgatcaccctcataagtcgttctgaatacaatgtagtcagtttctaccttctgtaagcttttgagatgaccacttctGAGGTATAAATACGGATGCCTGGTGTAAAACAGTGCACTGTACGTTGGAGTGTTTGAAGCTCAGGGGAATTGGGATTCCGTTTCCTAGTAAATGTGGTCATAGATATGTGATATAGTAAATTCAAGTACGCATTTTGATGGATATTAGAAATcgattttaatatatttggcTATTTTTCAAGTTAgaatcatattatttttatctAGCGAAGTGACACGCTGTTACTGGAACGATAGTACCTCTGCTCTTCCAACGTGGCGTAgtctcatttacatgtacatcgtCAAGTACTCATAACTCGATGAAGGAAGCCTTTTCAGTATTGTTGGAAAATGAACTTTACTGTTATTATTTGTGGTCTGCACTGATCGCAGCTACAGAACTGGATACTAAATTGAAGTCGTCCAGTCGgttctttgattgattgatcattCTACGTCCCGTcaaggatttttcactcatattgagacgccaTCAGCTGTAGTTATAGACCTCTTATCAGCGCCTATGGCCTTAGAagtaagggttctttaacgtgccaatgcctgccgcgacacgggaccttcaTATTTAAGGTCTTATCGGAAAGAGCAGTGGTCTCACTTTtagcatagctctgatccttaggcGAATTTGGCTACAGtatttggcactctgtttttccttttagctcttacaagtttattgttatttcggatttccaaaatttcggcttgagcatcactgaaaagacattatttgtcgaaatgagcatctggtgcatcaaaattggtgccgtataagttttgcattctaaatgccgagtgtttggcgaaggggCAATCAATACCTATAATTGATACGACCATGGCAGGAGCGTGattcgaactcacaacctcacGGTttcgaagcgaacgctctaccactgagctaccgcaaccgGTTCAAAGGCGTCCAGTATTCAGCAGGAGACTGGAGTTTGTAGCAAATGATCCGTAATACTTCCTGTACAAACGAAAGTAGATAGTGTAATTCTAGAgatgacaaaaataaaactaaaatatTAACcgatttttctttaaaatatcgaTGCAAAGATCAGTCATAATTGTATGGAAATTGTTCATCGTATCGTatagtctggtccccgcccccgcCACTCCTTGATATCTCGATCTCGTATTGGGGTCCCCAGTACGAGTGATCAAGGGGTGGCGGGGACGGGGACCAGACCACATAGTATACCGAATAATTACATGTGAAATTTTAAGTTGGATATTGAACTCCTCTACATAGTGAATGTTaaaatataagcaatacaaatgtTGACAGAATCTATTAACAATTAATGAGTGTTTTGGAATAGAAACACTAGGACTGTATCTACAGGTACATGTTAAAGCTAGCCGAATTTAAATCTGTGAAGTaaggagatatatatatataacagggggggggggggggggggtaaacaaCACTTACTTGTGCTATATCGCGACCCTCGGTTGTTTAATAAAAAATCTTACTCTGATTTAAATCACGTATACCATTTTTATCATGTTTCAATCTATCagcaaaacatttgaaatatgataCTTTCCccaagatatttttcatttcccAAATCAAATAAAAGTGTATCTAAATGTGACACGTGGTCTCCGATCGATCAAATCGTCGAAATTTCAGCAAACATTTACGctgttcttgttttttttttttttttttttatttcaaaaccaGTTGGATTTGATTCACATTTACTGTAGGAATGAAACATATTTaacataatacatatataagtaATACCTATAAATAAAACGTGAGAATTTAGACCGGCCTGTCACATTTACAAACACGCCGCCGAAGTAGTTGTTGATCTCTGTAATATATTCGacattgtatgtatgtatgattgtatgcatgtacatatcattGTGTAATATTTAAATTCACCCCGTTTTCCCCTTAATATTCACTAACTTAAACAGAAAGTTCGCAACGTTTGAGAGAGTACAGCTCGGGTTTAttattgaaatgtaaataaaattatcaaaatgtaaatataagaaatgtttgattatttaaaaatacatgtacatttgtaaatatGCGAGTTGAAATACCTTAAGTCTCTTCACAATggcatatatttcatattccTTGTGTTCGCGTGCTCCATTCAATATACTGGTGTAGAGGCTCGGGGTATATAGACTCATATACTTTCAAAATTCTTAATTAGATATCTCAAAGATGAAATATCAGAGATGCTTTCTTTACGTACTAATGGGAATCGATTTTAGCGATTTGCATATGTACGTGACTAGCTAatcatgataaatattttatatacaaattttacaaaattcgAAGTGTGTGATGTTTGAATTGTGCGAGGTTCACTTTATTCTAAAGTAAGAGGATGGTTAattttataaatgaaaacaacatGTTTTTTATTGTCCGACATCTGGTGATAGCAGCTGAGGTGGAACCGTCTGGTTTTGCGTGGTTAACATAACGTTGAAATCAATATTATCATTCTAAAAAGAATTTTGAACTTCGTGTATGATTTTGTGAGCTAGTCAATTGAATTTCTAGGAGTATCAATAAAATTCCTCGGAAAATTCAAACTATCACTGCATTGTATAAAATACTGCTTTCCCCCATACACTGATGCAATAAGATATTAATCTATGATGAAGTTACGGTTTTCATAGATATATTCTAATCTATCATAATACTTCTAAttaaagtaatcaaaatttcTTGAAAGCTTCATACTAAGAAAATATTGTTCTTTAAGCTTTAATAGAACATAAAAAAGGAAATTCGATAAGAagttaagaaatatttcaatatgaatATATGAGCTGATGTGTCTGTCTAAATGAAGTGGATAATGGCATGATTTGAATCGTATTATAGTCACCGATATCATGAATCTAGTTTTAACTGATAGTTTTCATACGTTTAGAAATATATTGTATGACTTGGCCAAGAAAAGAAATCAATCACAGGGAATCTGTGCAGTTTGTCCTATCCGAGGAAGAACAGCGACACCTCCAGCACGTCTATTAATAGTAACCCGGGGTCTGGAAGGTCTATTAATAGTAACCCTGAGCCTGTAAGGTCTATTAATAGCAACCCTGGGCATGGAAGGATATCACAACCCTCTCAAAATAATCCAAAGATGAAAATGATGGTGAAAAGACAAAGGTACAAGACAGTACTTAGTAGACAGGTGTTCTGTACAGGCTGGGATTATAGAAGCACAGTTCTGTACGGGCTGGGATTAAAGTACAGATGTATACGGGCTGGGATCATAGTACAGTTCTGTACGGGCTGGTATTATACATGCAGTACAGTTGTATACGGGCTGGGATTATAGAAGTACAGTTGTGTACGGGCTGGGATTAAAGTACAGATGTGCTGGGATCATAGTACAGTTCTGTACGGGCTGGGATTATAGTGCAGTTCTGTACGGGCTGGGATTATAGAATTACAGTTCTGTACGGGCTGGGATTATAGAATTACAATTCTGTACGGGCTGGGATTATAGAATTACAGTTCTGTACAGGCTGGGATTATAGTACAGTTCTGTACAGGCTGGGATTATAGAATTACAGTTCTGTACGGGCTGGGATTATAGAATTACAGTTCTGCACAGGCTGGTATTATAGAATTACAGTTCTGTACGGGTTGGGATTATAGAAGTACAGTTCTGTACAGGCTGGGATTATAGTACAGTTCTGTACAGGCTGGGATTATAGAATTACAGTTCTATACGGACTGGGATTATAGCTGTACAGTTCTGCACGGGCTGGTATTATAGAAGTACAATTCTTTATGGGCTGGGATTATAGAAGTACAATTATGTACGGGCTGGGATTATAGACGTACAATTCTTTATGGGCTGAGATTATGGAG
Above is a genomic segment from Ostrea edulis chromosome 3, xbOstEdul1.1, whole genome shotgun sequence containing:
- the LOC125676370 gene encoding uncharacterized protein LOC125676370 isoform X4: MPPIGKLIEVYISLFTKVSTEMEWQRRCLIFFTGVGVLVMLFPIYKGVEWIAFGRNTGLVETTQRPTSNKRPKTVVGKSQAVQVNHVTKRETRLQSDFLATASSKTPSKARTSEKTAVTEAVRENIMMIEKDLIVTESTLLDEMQDYLSEEEVNMMKNRSRKDQAHLFAAKLEACDNETFLSVLEILVKASFGHVAERLKASFEKHSTSKLTSSLCSVCRIRSEVDIKNLRCNLKLGGFLTPSLYNNINQCQADKGHQNALWEELFFHLKSKQPKEEIMWKFINFFNTPKHQGLHNHLRKHPPTRYVCTCSCKAKSSLEIDGLKPKITTSDTSDESNTQTLDYHREDEWYLDALDSATNSESGSRARKLPKLCHDSRESNKADDRRTKQRFNNDPIRKGTKKNILTRPRLSSDDSSSVSSLDSNPSRHNFTLTQIPPQAKKRAEKRTMREVERSSNENFGVGPSELMESDTERKTIIESITLRKTPPPIISVRPYIAESDFNSDGESRKHYWIPDNPCYRKYPKDSEFSEDAVPTAFAKTLKSGGNTQIW
- the LOC125676370 gene encoding uncharacterized protein LOC125676370 isoform X2; translated protein: MYISLFTKVSTEMEWQRRCLIFFTGVGVLVMLFPIYKGVEWIWPLKNTIEYLLQWTYLICALIVIAFGRNTGLVETTQRPTSNKRPKTVVGKSQAVQVNHVTKRETRLQSDFLATASSKTPSKARTSEKTAVTEAVRENIMMIEKDLIVTESTLLDEMQDYLSEEEVNMMKNRSRKDQAHLFAAKLEACDNETFLSVLEILVKASFGHVAERLKASFEKHSTSKLTSSLCSVCRIRSEVDIKNLRCNLKLGGFLTPSLYNNINQCQADKGHQNALWEELFFHLKSKQPKEEIMWKFINFFNTPKHQGLHNHLRKHPPTRYVCTCSCKAKSSLEIDGLKPKITTSDTSDESNTQTLDYHREDEWYLDALDSATNSESGSRARKLPKLCHDSRESNKADDRRTKQRFNNDPIRKGTKKNILTRPRLSSDDSSSVSSLDSNPSRHNFTLTQIPPQAKKRAEKRTMREVERSSNENFGVGPSELMESDTERKTIIESITLRKTPPPIISVRPYIAESDFNSDGESRKHYWIPDNPCYRKYPKDSEFSEDAVPTAFAKTLKSGGNTQIW
- the LOC125676370 gene encoding uncharacterized protein LOC125676370 isoform X5, producing MYISLFTKVSTEMEWQRRCLIFFTGVGVLVMLFPIYKGVEWIAFGRNTGLVETTQRPTSNKRPKTVVGKSQAVQVNHVTKRETRLQSDFLATASSKTPSKARTSEKTAVTEAVRENIMMIEKDLIVTESTLLDEMQDYLSEEEVNMMKNRSRKDQAHLFAAKLEACDNETFLSVLEILVKASFGHVAERLKASFEKHSTSKLTSSLCSVCRIRSEVDIKNLRCNLKLGGFLTPSLYNNINQCQADKGHQNALWEELFFHLKSKQPKEEIMWKFINFFNTPKHQGLHNHLRKHPPTRYVCTCSCKAKSSLEIDGLKPKITTSDTSDESNTQTLDYHREDEWYLDALDSATNSESGSRARKLPKLCHDSRESNKADDRRTKQRFNNDPIRKGTKKNILTRPRLSSDDSSSVSSLDSNPSRHNFTLTQIPPQAKKRAEKRTMREVERSSNENFGVGPSELMESDTERKTIIESITLRKTPPPIISVRPYIAESDFNSDGESRKHYWIPDNPCYRKYPKDSEFSEDAVPTAFAKTLKSGGNTQIW
- the LOC125676370 gene encoding uncharacterized protein LOC125676370 isoform X3: MEWQRRCLIFFTGVGVLVMLFPIYKGVEWIWPLKNTIEYLLQWTYLICALIVIAFGRNTGLVETTQRPTSNKRPKTVVGKSQAVQVNHVTKRETRLQSDFLATASSKTPSKARTSEKTAVTEAVRENIMMIEKDLIVTESTLLDEMQDYLSEEEVNMMKNRSRKDQAHLFAAKLEACDNETFLSVLEILVKASFGHVAERLKASFEKHSTSKLTSSLCSVCRIRSEVDIKNLRCNLKLGGFLTPSLYNNINQCQADKGHQNALWEELFFHLKSKQPKEEIMWKFINFFNTPKHQGLHNHLRKHPPTRYVCTCSCKAKSSLEIDGLKPKITTSDTSDESNTQTLDYHREDEWYLDALDSATNSESGSRARKLPKLCHDSRESNKADDRRTKQRFNNDPIRKGTKKNILTRPRLSSDDSSSVSSLDSNPSRHNFTLTQIPPQAKKRAEKRTMREVERSSNENFGVGPSELMESDTERKTIIESITLRKTPPPIISVRPYIAESDFNSDGESRKHYWIPDNPCYRKYPKDSEFSEDAVPTAFAKTLKSGGNTQIW
- the LOC125676370 gene encoding uncharacterized protein LOC125676370 isoform X1 — protein: MPPIGKLIEVYISLFTKVSTEMEWQRRCLIFFTGVGVLVMLFPIYKGVEWIWPLKNTIEYLLQWTYLICALIVIAFGRNTGLVETTQRPTSNKRPKTVVGKSQAVQVNHVTKRETRLQSDFLATASSKTPSKARTSEKTAVTEAVRENIMMIEKDLIVTESTLLDEMQDYLSEEEVNMMKNRSRKDQAHLFAAKLEACDNETFLSVLEILVKASFGHVAERLKASFEKHSTSKLTSSLCSVCRIRSEVDIKNLRCNLKLGGFLTPSLYNNINQCQADKGHQNALWEELFFHLKSKQPKEEIMWKFINFFNTPKHQGLHNHLRKHPPTRYVCTCSCKAKSSLEIDGLKPKITTSDTSDESNTQTLDYHREDEWYLDALDSATNSESGSRARKLPKLCHDSRESNKADDRRTKQRFNNDPIRKGTKKNILTRPRLSSDDSSSVSSLDSNPSRHNFTLTQIPPQAKKRAEKRTMREVERSSNENFGVGPSELMESDTERKTIIESITLRKTPPPIISVRPYIAESDFNSDGESRKHYWIPDNPCYRKYPKDSEFSEDAVPTAFAKTLKSGGNTQIW